A single Drosophila ananassae strain 14024-0371.13 chromosome 3L, ASM1763931v2, whole genome shotgun sequence DNA region contains:
- the LOC6494830 gene encoding phosphoenolpyruvate carboxykinase [GTP] produces the protein MPELIEQSKIISANACGLPQLHKLRQDNCGLYSHIRGIPISYGDVESLTAGVRSFVEEGIALCQPDQVHICDGSEQENKMLIKSLLEMGTIVPLPKYENCWLARTNPADVARVESKTFICTDRKEVTIPTPLDGVKGTLGNWISPKDMEVAVQQRFPGCMKGRTMYVVPFSMGPVGSPLSKIGIELTDSAYVVTSMRIMTRMGAAVLRQLAKKEEFVRALHSVGAPANGVVEMPSWPCDPERTIILHKPAENLIVSYGSGYGGNSLLGKKCFALRIGSTIAKREGWLAEHMLILGITDPKGEKKYITAAFPSACGKTNLAMLNPSLANYKVECVGDDIAWMKFDSQGVLRAINPENGFFGVAPGTSMETNPIAMNTVFKNTIFTNVASTSDGGVFWEGMESSLAPNVQITDWLGKPWTKDSGKPAAHPNSRFCTPAAQCPIIDGAWEDPAGVPISAMLFGGRRPAGVPLIYEARDWTHGVFIGAAMRSEATAAAEHKGKVIMHDPFAMRPFFGYNFGDYVAHWLSMEKRGKVPKIFHVNWFRKSTEGKFMWPGYGENSRVLEWILHRINGEKCYVDSAIGHIPAEGALNLSGMKEEIDVKQLFSLPKDFWSQEVKDIRTYFESQVGADLPTAIYQQLEDLSARVASL, from the exons ATGCCTGAGCTCATCGAACAAAGCAAAATTAT CTCCGCCAATGCCTGCGGTCTGCCCCAGCTGCACAAGCTGCGCCAGGACAATTGCGGTCTCTACAGCCACATCCGTGGCATCCCCATCTCCTACGGCGATGTGGAATCCCTCACCGCCGGCGTGCGCAGCTTCGTGGAGGAGGGCATCGCCCTGTGCCAGCCCGACCAGGTCCACATCTGCGACGGCAGCGAGCAGGAGAACAAGATGCTCATCAAGAGCCTCCTCGAGATGGGAACCATTGTCCCGCTGCCCAAGTACGAGAACTGCTGGCTGGCCCGCACCAATCCCGCCGATGTGGCCCGCGTCGAGTCCAAGACCTTCATCTGCACCGACCGCAAGGAGGTGACCATTCCCACTCCCCTCGACGGCGTCAAGGGTACCCTGGGCAACTGGATCTCGCCCAAGGACATGGAGGTGGCGGTGCAGCAGCGCTTCCCCGGCTGCATGAAGGGGCGCACCATGTACGTGGTGCCCTTCAGCATGGGCCCAGTGGGCTCCCCGCTCTCCAAGATCGGTATTGAGCTCACCGACTCCGCCTACGTGGTGACCTCCATGAGGATCATGACCCGCATGGGTGCCGCCGTCCTGCGCCAGCTGGCCAAGAAGGAGGAGTTCGTCCGGGCTCTGCACTCCGTGGGCGCCCCAGCCAATGGCGTGGTGGAGATGCCCTCCTGGCCCTGCGATCCCGAGAGGACCATCATCCTGCACAAGCCCGCCGAGAACCTGATTGTTTCCTATGGCTCTGGCTACGGAGGCAATTCCCTGCTGGGAAAGAAGTGCTTCGCCCTGAGAATCGGCAGCACCATTGCCAAGCGCGAGGGCTGGCTGGCGGAGCACATGCTCATCCTGGGCATCACGGATCCGAAGGGAGAGAAGAAGTACATCACCGCTGCCTTCCCCTCGGCCTGTGGCAAGACAAACCTGGCCATGTTGAACCCCTCCCTGGCCAACTACAAGGTGGAGTGTGTCGGCGACGATATCGCCTGGATGAAGTTTGACTCCCAGGGAGTCCTCCGCGCTATCAACCCGGAGAATGGCTTCTTTGGCGTTGCCCCTGGCACCTCCATGGAGACCAATCCCATTGCCATGAACACTGTCTTCAAGAACACCATCTTCACCAACGTGGCCTCCACCTCGGACGGCGGTGTATTCTGGGAGGGCATGGAGAGCAGCCTGGCTCCCAATGTCCAGATCACCGACTGGCTGGGCAAGCCCTGGACCAAGGACTCCGGCAAGCCGGCTGCCCATCCAAACTCCCGCTTCTGCACCCCCGCCGCTCAGTGCCCCATCATTGATGGCGCCTGGGAGGATCCGGCCGGAGTTCCCATCTCTGCCATGCTTTTCGGCGGACGTCGCCCCGCTGGTGTGCCCCTGATCTACGAGGCCAGGGACTGGACCCACGGTGTCTTTATCGGTGCCGCCATGAGGAGCGAGGCCACCGCCGCCGCGGAGCACAAGGGCAAGGTCATCATGCACGATCCCTTCGCCATGAGGCCATTCTTCGGCTACAACTTCGGCGACTATGTGGCCCACTGGCTGAGCATGGAGAAGCGGGGCAAGGTGCCCAAgatcttccacgtcaactggtTCCGCAAGAGCACCGAGGGCAAGTTCATGTGGCCCGGATATGGTGAAAACTCCCGCGTGCTGGAGTGGATCCTGCACAGGATCAACGGAGAGAAGTGCTACGTGGACTCGGCCATTGGACACATTCCGGCGGAAGGTGCTCTCAACCTGAGCGGCATGAAGGAGGAGATCGATGTGAAGCAGTTGTTCTCGCTGCCCAAGGACTTCTGGTCCCAGGAGGTGAAGGACATTCGCACTTACTTCGAATCCCAGGTGGGCGCCGATCTTCCCACTGCCATCTACCAGCAGCTGGAGGATCTCTCCGCCCGCGTTGCCAGCCTCTAA